The following proteins are encoded in a genomic region of Coffea eugenioides isolate CCC68of chromosome 6, Ceug_1.0, whole genome shotgun sequence:
- the LOC113773569 gene encoding cold-responsive protein kinase 1-like translates to MERCFYFLDAVTSATPPMLDLQSPIKHSSSALFFLLGGMVVLIILLVLFFIYNKFIKTGRLKMFTAGPKKGLWTTNVLSGNLHTISYYDFETLKKATKNFHHANLLGRGGFGPVFLGKLEDGKLIAVKQLSLEKSQQGESEFLSEVRMITSIQHKNLVRLLGCCSDGAQRLLVYEYMKNRSLDIIIYGKSDVFLNWSTRFQIIIGVARGLQYLHEDSHFRIVHRDIKASNILLDDKFQPRIGDFGLARFFPEDQAYLSTTFAGTLGYTAPEYAIRGELSEKADIYSFGVLVLEIISCRKNTDLALPSEKQYLPEYAWKLYEKSKLMDLVDPKLREDGVVEKDVLQVLHLAFLCLQPHANLRPPMSEVVAMLTCKVELDEAPIRPAFLDRKRRNNDPASWDTISEVFPSPQRSSSNSFPKPGIPPASSPKQMNPTTLPNSASISLSN, encoded by the exons ATGGAAAGGTGTTTCTACTTTCTTGATGCAGTAACATCGGCAACACCCCCAATGCTTGATTTACAAAGTCCCATAAAGCATTCCTCATCAGCCTTGTTCTTTCTCCTTGGAGGGATGGTTGTGCTCATTATATTGCTTGTGCTCTTTTTCATCTACaacaaatttatcaaaacagGAAGGCTGAAAATGTTTACTGCTGGCCCAAAAAAGGGCTTAT GGACAACAAACGTGTTAAGTGGAAATCTTCATACAATAAGCTATTATGACTTCGAGACCCTAAAAAAGGCTACCAAAAATTTTCATCACGCCAATCTGCTTGGAAGAGGTGGCTTTGGACCAGTCTTTCTG GGGAAACTAGAAGATGGAAAATTGATTGCAGTGAAGCAGCTATCCCTGGAAAAATCCCAACAAGGAGAGTCAGAATTTCTTTCTGAGGTAAGGATGATAACCAGCATACAGCACAAGAATCTTGTCCGCCTTCTTGGGTGCTGCTCAGATGGAGCTCAGCGGCTTCTTGTCTATGAGTACATGAAAAATAGGAGTTTGGACATCATCATATATG GAAAAAGTGATGTATTCTTGAACTGGAGCACTCGTTTCCAAATAATTATTGGGGTTGCACGAGGTTTGCAATACTTGCATGAAGATTCACATTTCAGAATTGTTCATAGGGATATTAAAGCCAGCAATATTCTTCTTGATGACAAGTTCCAACCAAGAATTGGAGATTTTGGCCTAGCCAGGTTTTTCCCCGAGGATCAAGCTTATCTTAGCACTACATTTGCTGGAACCTT AGGTTATACAGCACCTGAATATGCCATAAGAGGAGAATTATCTGAAAAGGCGGATATTTATAGTTTTGGAGTTCTGGTGCTTGAGATTATCAGCTGCAGGAAAAACACAGATCTTGCTTTGCCTTCAGAAAAGCAATATCTACCAGAATAT GCTTGGAAGTTGTATGAGAAGTCAAAGCTGATGGATCTAGTAGATCCCAAATTGCGCGAGGATGGAGTTGTGGAGAAGGATGTTTTGCAAGTACTTCATCTAGCTTTTTTGTGCCTTCAGCCTCATGCAAATCTGAGGCCACCAATGTCAGAGGTCGTAGCAATGTTAACATGCAAAGTTGAATTGGACGAAGCACCAATAAGACCAGCCTTCTTGGACCGGAAGCGCAGGAATAATGATCCAGCTTCATGGGATACTATCTCAGAGGTCTTCCCCTCTCCACAACGGAGTAGTTCAAATTCGTTTCCAAAACCTGGAATACCACCTGCTTCATCTCCAAAACAGATGAATCCCACTACCCTTCCAAACTCTGCAAGCATATCATTGTCAAACTGA